A genomic window from Scatophagus argus isolate fScaArg1 chromosome 17, fScaArg1.pri, whole genome shotgun sequence includes:
- the txnipa gene encoding thioredoxin interacting protein a — protein MVAMTKRMKTFQVIFTDPSKTFYCGGDTVSGRIEVEVNEVTRVSAVKVLGLGCAKVEYAKGKQRCRQEAEYLRYEEVLRLDDQPTDSDGSVLLRPGNKYEYNFGFELPRNGQLVSSYKGKFGYVHYYVKALMERPHQPTLECKKPFEVEEPLDVNTPDLLSPTGGMKEKKVTCMFIPDGQVSLNVKIDRRGFCEGEDICINAKFENTCSRIVVPKAAIIAKHIYQANGRTKVFRQKLSSVRGNHIISGMCDAWQGKTIRVPKIKPSMLGCNIIRVEYALMIYIHIPGSEKLILELPLVIGTAGLGSRSNSVSSQEGSVSNSSQSWVSLRMPSEPPSYCDITRDCRLDQPLTPLLDDVDGDESPIFMNAPAFQFPPPPAYTENEEEYNGNARMLPVC, from the exons ATGGTGGCTATGACGAAGAGAATGAAAACCTTCCAAGTTATTTTTACGGACCCCAGCAAAACTTTCTACTGCGGCGGGGACACGGTGTCTGGCCGTATAGAGGTGGAAGTGAACGAGGTGACGCGTGTGTCCGCAGTGAAGGTTCTGGGTCTTGGCTGCGCCAAGGTGGAGTACGCTAAAGGCAAGCAGCGGTGCCGACAGGAGGCCGAGTACCTCAGATATGAAGAGGTGCTGCGGCTGGATGACCAGCCCACAG ATTCAGATGGGTCAGTACTCTTAAGGCCTGGCAACAAATATGAGTACAACTTCGGATTTGAGCTCCCCCGGAATGG GCAACTGGTATCATCATACAAGGGGAAGTTTGGCTATGTCCATTACTATGTGAAGGCCCTGATGGAGAGGCCACACCAGCCCACTCTGGAGTGCAAGAAACCCTTTGAGGTGGAGGAGCCTCTAGATGTCAACACCCCAGACCTGCTG TCTCCCACAGGTGGcatgaaggagaagaaggtCACCTGCATGTTCATCCCTGATGGCCAGGTGTCACTGAATGTTAAAATTGACCGCCGTGGCTTCTGTGAAGGTGAAGACATCTGCATCAATGCAAAGTTTGAGAACACCTGCTCTCGCATTGTCGTGCCGAAGGCTGCCATCATCGCCAAACACATCTACCAGGCCAACGGCCGCACCAAGGTTTTCCGCCAGAAGCTCTCCTCTGTACGTGGAAACCACATCATCTCTGGCATGTGTGACGCCTGGCAGGGAAAGACCATTAGGGTTCCAAAGATCAAACCATCCATGCTGGGCTGTAACATTATCCGTGTGGAGTACGCTCTAATG ATTTACATCCACATTCCTGGTAGTGAGAAGCTGATCCTGGAGCTGCCTCTGGTTATTGGGACTGCTGGTCTGGGCAGCCGCAGCAACAGCGTGAGCAGCCAGGAGGGTTCGGTCAGCAATAGCTCCCAGAGCTGGGTGTCCCTCAGGATGCCTTCTGAGCCTCCCAGCTACTGTGACATTACCCGCGACTGCCGCCTGGACCAGCCCCTCACACCACTCCTGGACGACGTTGACGGAGACGAGAGCCCCATCTTCATGAATGCCCCAGCCTTCCAGTTCCCACCGCCTCCAGCATACACTGAG AATGAAGAGGAGTACAATGGCAATGCTCGCATGCTACCGGTCTGCTGA